The DNA sequence GCCCTGAAGCGCGACCGCGGCGTGTTCGTGAACACCGTGGTGCAGGGGGCGTGGGCGCTCCTGCTGGGGCGCTACACGGGACGCACCGAGGCGGTGTTCGGGACGGTGCGCCACGGGCGCGCCACCGGGTTGGAGGGCGCGGAGGGGATGGTGGGGATGCTCATCAACACCGTCCCCCTCCGCGTCCCCCTCCCGCCCGAAGCGCGCGTCGCCGACTGGCTGGAGGAGGTCGCCGCCCGGAACGCGGCCCTGGGCGCCCACCAGCACGCCGCCCTTCCGGACCTCCAGCGGTGGAGCGGCCTCCCGCAGGGCGCCCCCCTTTTCGACACGATCGTCAGCTACCAGCCGCTGCCGTTCGAAGCCGCCTTCCGGGGAACGGAGGGGCGGAGCGTCAGCATGCGCGAGCATCCGGGATACCCGCTGGTGCTGGGGGTGGACGCCGAGGCGCCGCTCCGCGCGAGCATCCAGTACGACGCCGACCTCTTCGACGCCGCGGCGGTGGACCGGATGCTGGGCCACTTCGCCCGCCTGCTGGAGGAGATGGCTGCCGATCCCGAGCGCCCGCTGGGGGCGCTGGACCTGCTCGGGGAGACCGAGCGCGCGCTCGTGCTGGAGGAGTGGAACCGGACGGCGGCGGAGCACCCGGCGGACCGGTGCATCCACGAGCTGTTCGAGGAGCAGGCGGCGCGCACCCCCGGCGCCGTGGCGCTGGTGCACGGCGGTGAGCGGCTGACCTACGCCGATCTCGCCGCGCGCGTGGACCGGCTGGCGTTGCGCCTGGACGCGCTCGGGGTCGGCCTGGAGACGCGCGTGGGGATCTGCCTGGAGCGCGGCCCGGAGATGATCGTGGCCGTGCTGGCGACCCTCGCGGCGGGCGGCGCATACGTCCCCATCGACCCCGTCTACCCGGCGGAGCGCATCGCCTACCTCCTGGAGGACTCCGGGGTGCCGGTGGTGCTGACGCAGGCCGCGCTGGCCGGGCGCTTCGCGGACTTCGGTGGCACGGTGGCGCTGGTCGACGGGGCCGACACGCATGCCGGGACGGGCGGGCGCTCGGGGCCCCGCGCCCGGACCGCGTCGGCGCGCAGCCTCGCCTACGTGATCTACACCTCCGGCTCCTCCGGCAGGCCCAAGGGCGTGGGGGTGGAGCACGGGTCGCTCGCCAACTACGCCCGGGTGGCGCGCGAGTACTTCGGGATCACGCCCGCGGACCGGGTGCTCCAGTTCGCCTCGCTCAGCTTCGACACGAGCGCGGAGGAGATCCACTGCACGCTGCTGGGCGGAGCGACGCTGGTGCTCCGCACCGAGGAGATGCTGGGGAGCGCGGCGAGGTTCTTCGAGCGGTGCGAGGAGTGGGGGATCACCGTGCTGGGCCTGCCGACGGCGTACTGGCACGAGCTGGTGGGGGCGATGGACCGCGGGGAGGCGAGCCTCCCCGCGTGCGTGCGCCTGGTCGTCATCGGGGGGGAGCGGATGCTCCCGGAGGCGGTGGCGCAGTGGCGCCGCACCGTGGGGGACGCGGCCGGCCTGGTCAACGCCTACGGACCCACGGAGGCGACGGTCTCGGCGACCCTGGGCCACGTGGGCGAGGGAGCGCTCTCCATCGGGGGGCCGGTGGGGAACGTCCGGGTCTACGTGCTGGAGCCCTCGGGGGCGCCGGCGCCGGTGGGCGTGCCGGGCGAGCTGTACGTGGGCGGGGCGGGGGTGGCGCGCGGGTATCTCGGCCGCCCCGGCCTGACGGCGGAGCGCTTCGTCCCGGACCCGTTCGGCGGCGCGCCGGGCGCGCGGCTGTACCGGACGGGAGACCGGGCGCGGTGGCTGCCGGAAGGGACGCTGGAATACGGCGGCCGGCTGGACGGGCAGGTGAAGGTTCGCGGCTTCCGGATCGAGCCGGAGGAGATCGAGGCCGTGCTGTGCGGCCACGGTGCCGTGGACGGGTGCGCGGTGGTGGCGCGCGAGGACCGGTCCGGTGACCGGCGGCTGGTGGCGTACGTGGTGGGGGGCGCGGACCCGGCGGAGCTGCGCGGGTACCTGCGGCGCAACCTGCCGGAGTACATGGTGCCGTCCGCGTTCGTGTCGCTCGACCAGCTGCCGGTGACGCCGAACGGGAAGGTGGACCGCAGGGCGCTGCCGGCTCCGGATCTCGCGTCGGCGGAGGAGCGGTACGTGGCGCCGCGGGCGCCGGTGGAGGAGGTGCTGGCGGGGATCTGGGCCGAGGTGCTGCGCGTGGAGCGGGTGGGGGTGGAGGACCGCTTCTTCGAGCTGGGCGGGCACTCGCTCCTGGCCACGCGGGTGGTCTCGCGGATGCGCGAGCTGCTGGGCGTGGAGCTGCCGCTGCGGGCGCTCTTCGAGCATCCCACGGTGGCGGAGCTGGCCGTGCGCGTGGAGGAGATGCGGCGCGCGGATCTCCCGGCGCTGCCGGCGGTGGTGCCGGCGGACCGCGCGGGGGCGCTGCCGCTCTCCTTCGCGCAGGAGCGGCTCTGGTTCCTGGACCGGCTGGAGCCGGGGAGCACCACGTACAACCTCCCCGTGGCTTGGCGCCTGGGCGGCATGCTGGACCGGGCGGCGCTGGAGCGCGCGCTGGGCGAGATCGTGCGCAGGCACGAGTCGCTGCGGACGGTCTTCGCGGAGGTGGATGGCTCGCCGGTGCAGGTGGTGGTGCCCTTCGGCGGCTTCGCCCTGCCGGTGGAGGACCTGTCGGGGCTGAGCGAGGTGGACCGCGAGGCGGCGGTCGGGCGGCGCGCCGGCGAGGAGGCGGGGCGGGCGTTCGACCTCTCGGCGGGCCCGCTCTTCCGCGCGGCGCTGCTGCGGGTGGACGAGGAAGACCACGTGCTGCTGCTCTCGATGCACCACGTCGTCAGCGACGAGTGGAGCATGGGGGTTCTCTTTCGCGAGCTGTCCGCGCTGTACGCGGCGTACCTGGCGGGCGGGGAGTCTCCGCTCCCCGAGCTGGCCGTGCAGTACGCGGACTACGCCGTCTGGCAGCGCGAGCAGCTGGCGGGCGAGGTGCTGGACCGGCAGCTCTCGTACTGGACGGAGCGCCTGGCGGGAGCGCCGGAGCTGCTGGAGCTGCCGACGGACCGCCCCCGTCCCCCGGCGCGGACGTACCAGGGCGCGACGGTCCCGGTGAGCTTCGCCCCCGAGCTGCTGGAGCGGCTGCAGACGCTGGGGCGGAGTGAGGGCGCGACGCTGTACATGACGCTGCTGGGCGCCTTCCAGGTGCTGCTGTCGAAGTACAGCGGGAGCGAGGACATCGTCGTAGGCAGCCCCATCGCCGGCCGCACGCGCCGGGAGGTGGAGGAGCTGATCGGCTTCTTCGTCAACACCCTGGTGCTGCGCACCGACCTCTCGGGCGATCCGAGCTTCCGCGACGTGCTGCGGCGGGTGCGGGAGGTGACGCTGGGCGCGTACGAGCACCAGGAGGTGCCGTTCGAGAAGCTGGTGGCCGAGCTGCGCCCGGAGCGCAGCTTGAGCCACGCGCCCATCTTCCAGGTGATGTTCACGCTGCAGAACGCCGAGGGCGAGGGAGGCGCTCTCCCGGGGCTGAGCGTACGCGGAGCCGGAGCGGATCTCGAGGGCGCCAAGTTCGATCTCTCCCTGTCCCTGGCGGCGACCGCGAGCGGACTGCGGGGAACGCTGACCTACGCCACCGACCTGTTCGAGCCGGACACCCCCCTGCGCATGGTGGGGCACCTGGAGCGGCTGCTGGAGCAGGTCGCCGCCGAGGCGGACGCGCGGCTCTCGCGGCTGGACCTGCTCGGGGAGGCGGAGCGCGCGCTCGTGCTGGAGGAGTGGAACCGGACGGCGGCCGAGGTTCCGGCGGACCGCTGCATCCACGAGCTGTTCGCGGCGCAGGCGGCGCGCACTCCCCGTGCTCCCGCGCTGGTGCACGCGGGCGAGGTCCTCGACTACGCGGGGCTGGAGCGCGCCGCCAACCGGCTCGCCAACCACCTCCGCCGGCTCGGCGTCGGCCCGGAGACCCGGGTGGGCATCTGCCTGGAGCGCGGCCCGGAGCTGGTGGTCGCCATGCTCGCCATCCTCAAGGCGGGCGGCGCGTACGTCCCGCTCGATCCCGCGTACCCTCGCGAGCGCCTGGCATACATGCAGGAGGACGCCGCGATCACGCTGGTCATCACCGACTCGGCCCTCGCGGATCGCCTGCCGGAGAACGTGGCCGGGCTGCTGCTGCTCGACGCCGACCGGGCCACGATCGACGCCGGGCCGGACGTGGCGCCGGAGAGCGGCGTGGGGCTCGAGAACCTGTCGCACGTGATCTTCACCTCGGGCTCCACGGGAAGGCCCAAGGGGGTGATGATCCGCCACTCCTCGACGGTCGTCCTGCTGCACTGGCTGCGCGAGACCGTCACCGACGAGGAGCGCTCGTCGGTCCTCTTCTCCACGTCGATCAACTTCGACGTCAGTGTCGCCGAGGTCTTCGGCACCCTCTGCTGGGGCGGAAAGCTGGTGATCGCCGAGAACGCGCTGGAGCTGGCGACGCTCGGTGAAGACGTCGTCTACGCCAGCATGGTGCCCAGCGCGGCGGCGGAGCTGCTGAGGAGCGGCGGCATTCCGGCGTGCGTGAAGACGCTGAACCTGGGAGGCGAGGCGCTGCCGAACGCGCTGGCGCAGGGGCTGTACGGGCTGGGGACGGTGGAGAAGGTCGGCAACCTCTACGGCCCGACCGAGGACACCACCTACTCCACGTACTACGTCGTCCCGCGCGGGGCGGACCAGGTGCTGATCGGCACGCCGGTGGCGAACACGCAGGCGTACGTCCTCGATCGCCATCTCCAGCCCGTACCGATCGGCGTGGTCGGCGAGCTCTACCTCGCCGGCGACGGCCTGTCGCGCGGCTACGCGAATCGTCCCGCGATGACGGCGGAGCGTTTCGTCCCCTGCCCGTTCGGCGCGCCGGGCGCGCGGATGTACCGGGTGATGGACCGTGTGCGCCGGCGCCCGGACGGGGAGCTGGAGTACCTGGGCCGCACCGACTTCCAGGTGAAGGTGCGCGGCTTCCGCATCGAACCGGGCGAGATCGAGGCGGTGCTGCGCCAGGCGCCCGGTGTTACGGACTGCGCCGTCGTCGCGCGGGAGGACGAGACGGGCGACCGGCGGCTGGTGGCGTACATCGTGGGTGAAGCGGAGGCCGAGGCGTTGCGCGCGCACGTGCGGCGGAGCCTGCCGGAGTACATGGTCCCCTCCGCGTTCGTCCCGCTGGAGGCGCTGCCGCTGACTCCGAACGGGAAGCTCGATCGCAAGGCGCTCCCCGCGCCGGATCTCGCGTCGGCGGAGGAGACGTACGTGGCGCCGCGGACGCCGGTGGAAGAGGTGCTGGCGGGGATCTGGGCGGAGGTGCTGGGACGCGAGCGGGTGGGGGTGGAGGAAGGCTTCTTCGAGCTGGGCGGGCACTCGCTCCTGGCCACGCGGGTGGTCTCGCGGATGCGCGAGCTGTTGGGCGTGGAGCTGCCGCTGCGGGTGCTCTTCGAGCGCCCCACGGTGGCGCAGCTGGCCGTGCGCGTGGAGGAGATGCGGCGCGCGGATCTCCCGGCGCTGCCGGCGGTGGTGCCGGCGGACCGCACGGGGGCGCTGCCGCTCTCCTTCGCGCAGGAGCGGCTCTGG is a window from the Longimicrobium sp. genome containing:
- a CDS encoding amino acid adenylation domain-containing protein encodes the protein MTELGDAGGLGIQERYPLTSLQHGMLLRALLAPGAGVNVQQVVCRFREPPDAERLERAWRRVVARHDILRTRFRWMDVPEPVQEVLPQVRLEIARRECAGLAPADREAAVEGYLAEDRARGFDLAEAPAMRLALFPGAADEHVLVWSFHHILLDAWSITRVLDEAFTLYDADAEAALPIPRPFGDHIRWLRERDGAADEAYWTGILGGLEAPAPVRPIRSAPRDPRGEPHFGARELRLSPAADAALRALKRDRGVFVNTVVQGAWALLLGRYTGRTEAVFGTVRHGRATGLEGAEGMVGMLINTVPLRVPLPPEARVADWLEEVAARNAALGAHQHAALPDLQRWSGLPQGAPLFDTIVSYQPLPFEAAFRGTEGRSVSMREHPGYPLVLGVDAEAPLRASIQYDADLFDAAAVDRMLGHFARLLEEMAADPERPLGALDLLGETERALVLEEWNRTAAEHPADRCIHELFEEQAARTPGAVALVHGGERLTYADLAARVDRLALRLDALGVGLETRVGICLERGPEMIVAVLATLAAGGAYVPIDPVYPAERIAYLLEDSGVPVVLTQAALAGRFADFGGTVALVDGADTHAGTGGRSGPRARTASARSLAYVIYTSGSSGRPKGVGVEHGSLANYARVAREYFGITPADRVLQFASLSFDTSAEEIHCTLLGGATLVLRTEEMLGSAARFFERCEEWGITVLGLPTAYWHELVGAMDRGEASLPACVRLVVIGGERMLPEAVAQWRRTVGDAAGLVNAYGPTEATVSATLGHVGEGALSIGGPVGNVRVYVLEPSGAPAPVGVPGELYVGGAGVARGYLGRPGLTAERFVPDPFGGAPGARLYRTGDRARWLPEGTLEYGGRLDGQVKVRGFRIEPEEIEAVLCGHGAVDGCAVVAREDRSGDRRLVAYVVGGADPAELRGYLRRNLPEYMVPSAFVSLDQLPVTPNGKVDRRALPAPDLASAEERYVAPRAPVEEVLAGIWAEVLRVERVGVEDRFFELGGHSLLATRVVSRMRELLGVELPLRALFEHPTVAELAVRVEEMRRADLPALPAVVPADRAGALPLSFAQERLWFLDRLEPGSTTYNLPVAWRLGGMLDRAALERALGEIVRRHESLRTVFAEVDGSPVQVVVPFGGFALPVEDLSGLSEVDREAAVGRRAGEEAGRAFDLSAGPLFRAALLRVDEEDHVLLLSMHHVVSDEWSMGVLFRELSALYAAYLAGGESPLPELAVQYADYAVWQREQLAGEVLDRQLSYWTERLAGAPELLELPTDRPRPPARTYQGATVPVSFAPELLERLQTLGRSEGATLYMTLLGAFQVLLSKYSGSEDIVVGSPIAGRTRREVEELIGFFVNTLVLRTDLSGDPSFRDVLRRVREVTLGAYEHQEVPFEKLVAELRPERSLSHAPIFQVMFTLQNAEGEGGALPGLSVRGAGADLEGAKFDLSLSLAATASGLRGTLTYATDLFEPDTPLRMVGHLERLLEQVAAEADARLSRLDLLGEAERALVLEEWNRTAAEVPADRCIHELFAAQAARTPRAPALVHAGEVLDYAGLERAANRLANHLRRLGVGPETRVGICLERGPELVVAMLAILKAGGAYVPLDPAYPRERLAYMQEDAAITLVITDSALADRLPENVAGLLLLDADRATIDAGPDVAPESGVGLENLSHVIFTSGSTGRPKGVMIRHSSTVVLLHWLRETVTDEERSSVLFSTSINFDVSVAEVFGTLCWGGKLVIAENALELATLGEDVVYASMVPSAAAELLRSGGIPACVKTLNLGGEALPNALAQGLYGLGTVEKVGNLYGPTEDTTYSTYYVVPRGADQVLIGTPVANTQAYVLDRHLQPVPIGVVGELYLAGDGLSRGYANRPAMTAERFVPCPFGAPGARMYRVMDRVRRRPDGELEYLGRTDFQVKVRGFRIEPGEIEAVLRQAPGVTDCAVVAREDETGDRRLVAYIVGEAEAEALRAHVRRSLPEYMVPSAFVPLEALPLTPNGKLDRKALPAPDLASAEETYVAPRTPVEEVLAGIWAEVLGRERVGVEEGFFELGGHSLLATRVVSRMRELLGVELPLRVLFERPTVAQLAVRVEEMRRADLPALPAVVPADRTGALPLSFAQERLWFIDRLEPGSAVYNIPMAWRLGGALDGAALERSLSEIVRRHESLRTVFAEVDGSPVQVIVPFGGFSLPVEDLSSEADREAAVRRRVGEEARRAFD